A genomic segment from Candidatus Baltobacteraceae bacterium encodes:
- a CDS encoding P1 family peptidase, giving the protein MNLSRREIILASLATAATSNIAQAASSQQGRPRARDIGLAPGVFPTGALNAITDVAGVRVGHVTLVDAPNVCTGVTAILPHGGNVFQEKVPGGVFIGNAFGKLAGSTQVQELGTIETPIVLTNTLNVGTGMLGAISWTLAQPGNENVMSVNAVVGETNDSWLNDIRGMHVTREHVISAIENAREGKVMEGAVGAGTGTICFGWKGGIGTSSRAIPQRFGGHTVGVLVQTNFGGVLTMGGAPVGKELGKYAYAPDAGKGSCMMVVATDAPLSPNECRRLAARAVYGLGRTGSDYENGSGDFAIAFSAAASARVAYGAMGTAHYETVTTDAVSPLFEAALEATEEAVYNSLFAATTTRSRGHVIEAIPIDRVIAILKKYRAVPSG; this is encoded by the coding sequence ATGAACTTGAGCAGACGCGAGATCATCCTTGCCTCGCTGGCAACGGCAGCTACTTCGAACATCGCTCAGGCTGCGAGTTCGCAGCAGGGGCGCCCACGCGCCCGCGATATCGGATTAGCGCCCGGCGTTTTCCCAACCGGAGCGCTCAACGCGATCACCGACGTCGCCGGCGTTCGCGTGGGTCACGTGACGTTAGTTGACGCGCCGAACGTGTGCACCGGCGTGACGGCGATTCTTCCCCACGGCGGAAACGTATTTCAGGAGAAGGTTCCGGGCGGCGTTTTTATCGGCAACGCGTTCGGCAAACTTGCGGGTTCGACCCAAGTCCAAGAACTGGGCACGATCGAAACGCCCATTGTGTTAACGAACACGCTCAACGTCGGAACCGGGATGCTCGGGGCAATTTCGTGGACGCTCGCGCAGCCTGGGAACGAGAACGTCATGTCGGTGAACGCCGTCGTCGGCGAGACCAACGATTCGTGGCTGAACGATATTCGGGGCATGCACGTGACGCGTGAGCATGTGATTTCGGCGATTGAAAACGCACGCGAGGGAAAAGTTATGGAGGGCGCCGTCGGCGCCGGTACCGGCACGATCTGTTTTGGCTGGAAGGGCGGAATCGGAACGTCTTCACGCGCGATCCCGCAACGGTTTGGCGGCCATACCGTCGGCGTGCTCGTACAGACGAACTTCGGCGGCGTGTTGACGATGGGCGGCGCGCCGGTCGGCAAGGAGCTGGGGAAATACGCCTACGCTCCGGACGCCGGCAAAGGGTCGTGCATGATGGTCGTCGCGACCGACGCGCCGCTTTCGCCCAACGAATGCCGGCGACTCGCCGCGCGCGCTGTCTACGGACTCGGCCGCACGGGCTCCGACTATGAAAACGGCAGCGGCGACTTCGCGATCGCGTTCTCGGCGGCCGCGTCGGCTCGCGTTGCCTACGGTGCCATGGGAACGGCGCACTATGAAACGGTTACCACAGATGCAGTGTCGCCGCTCTTCGAAGCCGCGCTCGAAGCAACGGAAGAAGCAGTCTACAACTCGCTGTTTGCGGCAACGACGACGCGGTCACGCGGCCACGTCATCGAGGCGATCCCGATCGATCGAGTTATCGCAATCCTGAAAAAGTATCGCGCGGTCCCATCCGGGTAA
- a CDS encoding S53 family serine peptidase: MSSRRFPSRLFLAIAAAAVLGACAAHSGLPAFTPAGGASDAVVVLRLNHEAELERLVGDISNPHSPRFRHFLTLSQFEARYAPTRQQHDRVLRSLRAAGFTIVSTYPDRAIVDVRAPHDPRLPASLAPLVKHLLIASPPRARVLVYARRSAAYPPDALPTVEAIKNGSFEQRLHFWKACDEVALSKHAFAGKYSALVGSTSPDAGNVHGIEILCQKVVIPHDAVLRAHTYSVTNVRDIRKGGYQEIGFTAKPGKSGIVLFKGLTNKKHWEPHTWSLASLEGRILYLYFAVAGKGQPTQYDSMYVDAVKLTGTVPTATPSAPPTPVGPGPGTPLTGPTFGPNGQWAPRAVADAFDFPVQHGYDGRTTTVAFIAQSALTASDLTAFFNANGITRGGTFQEVHVDGGPASGDRTLAMLNAETIGALAPSATVIAYEIPSFDSTYVIDAYQAAIDANKANVVLNADPFAPCETDDTAFNDAIESEAISAAAIGMTFVSASGDEGAACYSQRTTTNQTGITAIAGLPYALSVGGNASKTPGPMSAPAVWSGDNGFEVGASGGGVSSTWPIPSYQQGVAGAASTVRRNVPDIAFPAIGDDLHISGTDVTSGGTAWASSIAAALLAESVEICGPLGFVNPAAYALLAKGGEGTSLIDVTTGNNAFAAFTPYAATAGYDNATGIGMPNGIKFAAAVCGRSTPLARFRFRRI; this comes from the coding sequence ATGAGCTCGCGGCGTTTCCCATCACGCCTGTTCCTGGCCATTGCGGCGGCAGCCGTATTGGGCGCGTGCGCGGCGCACAGCGGACTGCCGGCGTTTACCCCCGCCGGGGGAGCATCGGACGCCGTCGTCGTGCTGCGCCTCAATCACGAAGCCGAGCTCGAGCGGCTCGTCGGCGACATCAGCAATCCGCACTCGCCGCGATTTCGGCACTTCCTGACGCTATCGCAGTTCGAGGCGCGCTACGCCCCGACGCGGCAGCAGCACGATCGCGTCCTGCGATCGTTGCGCGCCGCCGGCTTTACGATCGTTAGCACGTATCCCGACCGTGCGATCGTCGACGTCCGCGCGCCGCACGATCCGCGGCTGCCCGCCTCACTAGCTCCGCTCGTGAAGCATCTCCTGATTGCGTCGCCGCCGCGCGCACGCGTCCTCGTTTACGCGCGCCGTAGTGCGGCCTACCCCCCCGACGCGCTTCCGACGGTTGAGGCGATCAAAAACGGCAGCTTCGAGCAGCGGCTGCATTTCTGGAAGGCCTGCGATGAGGTTGCGCTGTCGAAGCACGCGTTCGCCGGAAAGTACAGCGCGCTGGTGGGATCGACGTCGCCCGACGCCGGCAACGTTCACGGCATCGAGATCCTCTGCCAGAAAGTGGTCATTCCCCACGACGCCGTTTTGCGCGCGCACACGTACAGCGTCACCAACGTACGCGACATTCGTAAAGGCGGCTACCAAGAAATCGGCTTCACGGCCAAACCCGGAAAATCGGGAATCGTGCTCTTCAAGGGATTGACGAACAAGAAGCATTGGGAGCCGCACACGTGGTCGCTCGCCTCGCTCGAAGGACGCATCCTCTATCTGTATTTCGCCGTTGCGGGCAAGGGACAACCGACGCAGTACGATTCGATGTACGTCGACGCCGTGAAGCTGACCGGCACCGTACCGACCGCAACGCCGAGCGCGCCGCCGACTCCCGTCGGACCGGGCCCGGGCACGCCGCTGACGGGACCGACGTTCGGACCAAACGGTCAGTGGGCGCCGCGCGCCGTCGCCGACGCCTTCGATTTTCCGGTTCAACACGGCTACGACGGACGCACGACCACCGTCGCCTTCATCGCGCAATCCGCGCTGACGGCAAGCGATCTCACGGCGTTCTTTAACGCCAACGGCATCACGCGCGGCGGCACGTTTCAGGAAGTTCACGTCGACGGCGGTCCGGCAAGCGGCGACCGGACCTTAGCGATGCTCAATGCCGAAACGATCGGTGCGCTCGCGCCGAGCGCCACGGTCATCGCGTACGAAATACCGTCATTCGACAGCACCTACGTGATCGACGCGTATCAAGCGGCGATCGACGCGAATAAAGCCAACGTCGTGCTCAACGCCGATCCGTTCGCTCCGTGCGAAACCGACGATACCGCCTTCAACGACGCGATCGAATCGGAGGCGATCAGCGCGGCCGCGATCGGCATGACCTTCGTTTCGGCCAGCGGCGACGAAGGCGCGGCGTGCTACAGCCAAAGGACGACGACGAACCAAACCGGCATAACGGCGATCGCCGGTCTTCCGTACGCCCTTTCCGTGGGCGGCAACGCCTCGAAAACCCCGGGTCCGATGAGTGCGCCTGCGGTGTGGAGCGGCGACAACGGCTTCGAAGTCGGCGCGAGCGGCGGCGGCGTCTCCTCCACATGGCCGATTCCCAGTTACCAGCAGGGGGTCGCGGGTGCGGCTTCCACGGTTCGTCGCAACGTTCCCGATATCGCCTTCCCGGCTATCGGCGACGACCTGCATATTAGCGGCACCGACGTAACGTCCGGCGGAACGGCATGGGCGAGTTCGATCGCGGCCGCGCTGCTTGCCGAAAGCGTTGAGATCTGCGGACCGCTCGGATTCGTCAATCCCGCCGCGTACGCGCTGCTCGCCAAAGGCGGGGAAGGCACGTCGCTCATCGACGTCACCACCGGCAACAACGCCTTCGCCGCGTTTACGCCCTACGCCGCGACGGCCGGATACGATAATGCAACCGGCATCGGCATGCCCAACGGCATCAAGTTCGCCGCAGCGGTCTGCGGAAGATCGACGC